In Arthrobacter alpinus, a single window of DNA contains:
- the gcvP gene encoding aminomethyl-transferring glycine dehydrogenase: MTISSRPTVFADRHIGARQQSHIETMLKAIGYDSVDSLVDTAVPDSIRQAKPLELKSALSEVEVLAELRGLAAKNITAVQLIGQGYYNTVTPPVIMRNILEAPAWYTAYTPYQPEISQGRLEALLNFQTMVSDLTGLPVANASLLDEATAVAEAVLLMRRANKSKTAANGKTVLDADLLPQTIAIVKGRAEALGFEVEVADLAQGLPDGDINGVVLQQPGVSGRVFNHAPVIAEAKERGALVTVAADLLALTLITPPGEQGADIAVGTAQRFGVPLFFGGPHAAYMAVRNGMERSLPGRIVGVSTDNTGLAAYRLALQTREQHIRREKATSNICTAQALLAIVASMYAVYHGPSGLKAIAETVNGHARTLAAALQASGVELAHTSFFDTLTVKVPGRASALVALAEKDGINLRPIDADHVGISVDETTTADIVARVAAVFGAAPAGDGTDQGSVSDFALAADTVRGSDFLTHPVFNTHRSETQMLRYIRRLSDRDLALDRTMIPLGSCTMKLNATAEMEAMSWPGFASIHPFAPDSQTEGWRELIGALEADLAEITGYDQVSIQPNAGSQGELAGLLAIRGYHLSRGDEQRTICLIPQSAHGTNAASAVLAGMKVVVVATAADGTIDHADLNAKIEIHKDQLSAIMITYPSTHGVYDADVREVCDAIHAAGGQVYVDGANLNALVGLAQPGKFGGDVSHLNLHKTFCIPHGGGGPGVGPVAAKAHLAPFMPGDANAASHDGAGIPISASRFGSAGVLPISYAYVKLMGGKGLTEATKSALLAANYIAAQLNEHFPVLYTGAGDLVAHECILDLRDLTAKTGVTAEDVAKRLIDYGFHAPTLSFPVAGTLMVEPTESEDLAEINRFIAAMISIRAEIDQVAEGAFTLVDSPLRNAPHTAAAVVDSNWDRGYPREQAVFPVDNLRQDKYFPPVGRIDGAAGDRNLVCSCPPLEDFAEEFAN, from the coding sequence ATGACGATCTCGTCCCGCCCCACAGTGTTTGCAGACCGGCATATTGGTGCCCGCCAGCAGTCCCACATCGAGACCATGCTCAAGGCCATTGGCTATGACAGCGTCGATTCCCTCGTGGACACGGCCGTTCCTGATTCCATTCGCCAGGCCAAGCCCTTGGAACTGAAGTCCGCGCTGAGTGAAGTAGAGGTTCTTGCCGAACTTCGTGGCCTCGCCGCCAAGAACATCACGGCCGTGCAGCTGATCGGCCAGGGCTACTACAACACCGTGACCCCGCCGGTGATCATGCGCAACATCCTTGAGGCCCCGGCCTGGTACACGGCGTACACGCCCTACCAGCCCGAGATTTCCCAGGGCCGTCTCGAGGCGCTGTTGAACTTCCAGACCATGGTGAGCGACCTGACCGGTTTGCCCGTGGCAAACGCGTCACTGCTCGATGAAGCAACCGCCGTGGCCGAGGCTGTGCTGCTTATGCGTCGCGCCAACAAGTCCAAGACCGCTGCCAACGGCAAGACTGTTTTGGACGCAGACCTGCTGCCCCAGACCATCGCCATCGTCAAGGGCCGCGCTGAAGCGCTCGGCTTCGAGGTGGAAGTTGCCGATCTGGCCCAGGGACTGCCCGACGGCGACATCAACGGTGTGGTTCTCCAGCAGCCAGGTGTTTCAGGGCGCGTCTTCAACCACGCTCCCGTCATCGCAGAAGCCAAGGAACGCGGCGCGCTCGTCACGGTTGCCGCCGATCTGCTGGCACTGACCCTGATCACCCCTCCCGGTGAGCAGGGCGCGGACATCGCCGTCGGAACAGCGCAGCGCTTTGGTGTTCCCCTCTTCTTCGGCGGCCCGCACGCCGCCTACATGGCCGTCCGCAACGGCATGGAGCGTTCACTGCCCGGCCGAATTGTTGGTGTCTCCACCGACAACACCGGCCTGGCCGCATACCGTCTGGCCCTCCAGACCCGCGAGCAGCACATCCGCCGCGAGAAGGCCACCTCCAACATCTGCACGGCACAGGCACTGCTGGCGATTGTGGCCTCCATGTACGCCGTCTACCATGGCCCCTCAGGCTTGAAGGCCATCGCCGAAACGGTCAACGGCCACGCCCGCACCTTGGCAGCGGCACTGCAGGCCTCCGGCGTCGAGCTGGCACACACCTCCTTCTTTGACACCCTCACGGTCAAGGTTCCGGGACGCGCTAGCGCACTCGTGGCCTTGGCCGAAAAGGATGGCATCAACCTTCGCCCCATCGATGCTGACCATGTTGGCATCTCTGTGGATGAAACCACGACGGCGGACATCGTGGCTCGCGTCGCCGCCGTGTTTGGTGCCGCACCGGCCGGAGACGGCACGGATCAGGGCAGCGTTTCTGACTTCGCGCTGGCCGCAGACACCGTTCGTGGCTCGGATTTCCTGACTCACCCCGTGTTCAACACCCACCGCTCCGAAACCCAGATGCTGCGTTACATCCGACGCCTCAGTGACCGCGACCTGGCCCTTGATCGCACCATGATCCCGTTGGGCTCGTGCACCATGAAGCTCAACGCCACGGCCGAGATGGAAGCCATGTCCTGGCCGGGATTCGCCTCCATCCACCCGTTCGCACCGGATTCCCAGACCGAAGGCTGGCGTGAACTAATCGGTGCACTTGAAGCCGATCTGGCCGAGATCACCGGTTACGACCAGGTCTCCATCCAGCCCAACGCCGGCTCACAGGGCGAGCTCGCAGGCCTGCTGGCCATCCGCGGCTACCACCTCTCCCGTGGCGACGAGCAGCGCACCATCTGCCTCATTCCGCAGTCTGCCCACGGCACCAACGCCGCCTCGGCTGTGCTGGCCGGCATGAAGGTTGTTGTTGTGGCCACGGCTGCTGACGGCACCATCGATCACGCCGATTTGAACGCCAAGATTGAAATCCACAAGGATCAGCTCTCGGCCATCATGATCACCTACCCGTCCACGCACGGCGTGTACGACGCCGATGTGCGCGAGGTGTGCGATGCGATCCACGCAGCCGGCGGCCAGGTCTACGTTGACGGTGCCAACCTGAACGCCCTTGTGGGCCTTGCCCAGCCCGGAAAGTTCGGCGGCGACGTCAGCCACCTGAACCTGCACAAGACCTTCTGCATCCCGCACGGCGGTGGCGGCCCCGGCGTGGGCCCCGTTGCAGCCAAGGCCCACCTGGCACCCTTCATGCCCGGCGATGCCAACGCGGCCTCACACGATGGTGCCGGAATCCCGATCTCAGCCTCACGCTTCGGCTCGGCCGGCGTTCTGCCCATCTCCTACGCCTACGTCAAGCTCATGGGCGGCAAGGGACTTACCGAGGCCACGAAGTCGGCGCTGCTCGCGGCGAACTACATTGCCGCCCAGCTCAACGAGCACTTCCCGGTCCTCTACACGGGTGCCGGAGACCTGGTTGCGCATGAGTGCATCCTGGATCTGCGCGATCTCACCGCCAAGACCGGAGTCACGGCAGAAGACGTGGCCAAGCGCCTCATCGACTACGGTTTCCATGCTCCCACCCTGTCCTTCCCGGTGGCCGGCACCTTGATGGTTGAACCGACCGAGTCCGAGGATCTGGCTGAGATCAACCGCTTCATTGCCGCCATGATCAGCATCCGTGCGGAAATCGACCAGGTTGCCGAAGGCGCCTTCACATTGGTGGACAGCCCGCTGCGCAACGCTCCCCACACGGCAGCTGCCGTTGTGGATTCCAACTGGGACCGCGGCTACCCGCGTGAACAGGCAGTGTTCCCCGTGGACAACCTGCGCCAGGACAAGTACTTCCCGCCGGTTGGCCGCATCGATGGCGCCGCCGGTGACCGCAACCTGGTCTGCTCCTGCCCTCCTCTCGAAGACTTCGCCGAAGAATTCGCCAACTAA
- the gcvT gene encoding glycine cleavage system aminomethyltransferase GcvT, producing MTENHTALYGEHQKAGASFTDFGGWQMPLKYSSELAEHHAVRTAAGLFDLSHMGEVWVSGPDAAAFLDYALAGKLSAVAVGKAKYSLICNADGGIIDDLISYRRSDELYLVVPNAGNAATVAGLLAERAAGFDVQVQDVSAQTSLIAVQGPNAEAILLTLVPADQHSLVTELKYYAAVEVGITVGGTVQELLLARTGYTGEDGFEIYLPNDDAAALWQALLANGQDQGLIPAGLASRDSLRLEAGMPLYGNELSVGGHAYSAGLGPVVSLAKESDFVGKAALAAIKEAGDGVSTGRKLVGLKGAGRRAARGHYPVLKDGVTIGEVTSGQPSPTLGYPVAMAYVDVAHAEVGTQLDVDLRGKAEPFEVVALPFYKRQK from the coding sequence ATGACTGAGAACCACACAGCCCTTTACGGCGAGCACCAGAAGGCCGGCGCGTCATTCACCGACTTCGGTGGCTGGCAGATGCCATTGAAGTACTCCTCCGAGTTGGCTGAGCACCACGCGGTCCGCACCGCAGCTGGCCTCTTCGACCTCTCCCACATGGGTGAAGTTTGGGTGAGCGGCCCCGACGCCGCAGCCTTCCTTGACTACGCATTGGCTGGCAAGTTGTCAGCTGTGGCAGTGGGCAAGGCCAAGTACTCGCTCATCTGCAACGCAGACGGCGGCATCATTGACGACCTGATCTCTTACCGCCGCAGCGATGAGTTGTACCTGGTTGTACCCAACGCCGGCAATGCCGCGACTGTTGCTGGCCTGTTGGCCGAGCGTGCCGCAGGTTTTGACGTGCAGGTTCAGGACGTCTCCGCGCAGACATCGTTGATCGCCGTTCAGGGCCCCAACGCCGAAGCCATCCTGTTGACCCTGGTACCGGCCGATCAGCACTCACTCGTCACGGAGCTGAAGTACTACGCGGCCGTTGAGGTGGGCATCACCGTCGGCGGCACTGTGCAGGAACTGCTGCTGGCACGTACGGGTTACACCGGCGAAGACGGCTTCGAGATCTACCTCCCCAATGACGACGCCGCCGCCTTGTGGCAGGCGCTCCTGGCCAACGGCCAGGACCAGGGGCTGATCCCGGCAGGCTTGGCCTCCCGTGACTCGCTTCGCCTGGAAGCTGGCATGCCGTTGTACGGCAACGAGCTTTCCGTAGGCGGCCACGCGTACTCCGCAGGATTGGGCCCGGTGGTCTCCCTCGCCAAGGAAAGCGACTTCGTTGGCAAGGCTGCCTTGGCTGCCATCAAGGAAGCGGGCGACGGCGTCTCCACTGGCCGCAAGCTCGTTGGCCTCAAGGGTGCCGGCCGCCGTGCGGCCCGTGGCCACTACCCGGTGCTCAAGGATGGCGTCACGATTGGTGAAGTCACCTCGGGCCAGCCCAGCCCCACCCTCGGCTACCCCGTGGCCATGGCCTACGTTGACGTAGCTCACGCAGAAGTTGGAACCCAGCTCGACGTGGATCTGCGCGGCAAGGCAGAACCGTTCGAAGTTGTTGCACTGCCGTTCTACAAGCGCCAAAAGTAA
- the gcvH gene encoding glycine cleavage system protein GcvH: MSKVAPELKYSAEHEWIAADGSGPSTIGVSAVAADALGDIVYVDLPEAGSTVTAGETCGEIESTKSVSDLFSPVTGVVTEVNTAVVDDPAVVNADPYGAGWLFKVEVESVGPLLSAEEYAASNGGEL, from the coding sequence ATGAGCAAAGTAGCTCCTGAACTGAAGTACTCCGCCGAACACGAGTGGATCGCGGCCGATGGTTCCGGTCCCTCCACGATCGGTGTCTCTGCTGTTGCAGCCGACGCCTTGGGCGACATTGTGTACGTTGACTTGCCCGAGGCCGGGTCCACCGTCACGGCAGGCGAAACGTGTGGCGAGATCGAATCCACCAAGTCCGTCTCCGACCTGTTTTCCCCGGTGACCGGCGTCGTCACCGAAGTAAACACCGCCGTCGTCGATGACCCTGCCGTGGTCAACGCAGACCCTTATGGAGCCGGCTGGCTCTTCAAGGTTGAAGTTGAGTCCGTTGGTCCGCTGCTCAGCGCTGAAGAGTACGCAGCTTCCAATGGTGGCGAGCTGTGA
- the glyA gene encoding serine hydroxymethyltransferase — protein MDFLQVVSPSLDAQLSALDPEVAVAIDAELNRQRTGLEMIASENHTAAAVMAAQGSVLTNKYAEGYPGRRYYGGCEHVDVIEKLAIDRVKALFGAEYANVQPHSGAQANASVMHALIKPGDTIMGLNLAHGGHLTHGMKINFSGKLYNVVPYQVREDTHQVDMAEVERLALEHKPALIVAGWSAYARQLDFAEFRRIADLVGAYLMVDMAHFAGLVAAGLHPSPVQHAHVTTSTTHKTLAGPRGGIILSNDEAVAKKINSAVFPGQQGGPLEHVIAGKAVAFKIAASPEFKERQERVLAGARILAERLIQPDVAAKGISVISGGTDVHLVLVDLRHCDLNGQEAEDRLAAIDITVNRNAVPFDPRPPMVTSGLRIGTPALATRGFGEAAFVEVANIIAEALITDAAADLSELRARVQALAAAHPLYPSVGNLS, from the coding sequence GTGGACTTCCTTCAAGTGGTCTCGCCGAGCCTCGATGCCCAGCTTTCAGCATTGGATCCCGAAGTAGCCGTTGCGATTGACGCCGAACTGAATCGCCAGCGCACCGGCTTGGAAATGATTGCTTCGGAAAACCACACAGCGGCGGCCGTCATGGCTGCCCAGGGCTCGGTTTTGACCAACAAGTACGCAGAGGGTTACCCGGGCCGCCGATACTACGGCGGTTGCGAGCACGTCGACGTGATTGAGAAGTTGGCCATTGACCGGGTCAAGGCCCTGTTCGGCGCCGAGTACGCCAACGTTCAGCCGCACTCCGGTGCTCAGGCAAATGCCTCGGTCATGCACGCACTCATCAAGCCCGGCGATACCATCATGGGCCTGAACCTGGCCCATGGCGGACACCTGACGCACGGCATGAAGATCAACTTCTCCGGCAAGCTCTACAACGTGGTCCCGTACCAGGTTCGCGAAGATACGCACCAGGTTGATATGGCCGAAGTTGAGCGCCTGGCACTGGAACACAAACCGGCCTTGATCGTTGCCGGCTGGTCGGCCTACGCCCGCCAGCTCGACTTCGCCGAATTCCGCCGCATCGCCGACTTGGTGGGTGCCTACCTCATGGTGGACATGGCTCACTTCGCCGGACTCGTGGCCGCGGGCCTGCACCCCTCACCGGTGCAGCACGCCCACGTCACCACCTCCACCACGCACAAGACCCTGGCCGGTCCGCGCGGCGGCATCATCTTGAGCAACGACGAAGCCGTGGCCAAGAAGATCAACTCCGCTGTCTTCCCCGGACAGCAGGGTGGCCCGCTGGAGCACGTGATTGCCGGCAAGGCTGTGGCCTTCAAGATTGCCGCGTCACCGGAATTCAAGGAGCGTCAGGAACGAGTTCTGGCCGGTGCCCGGATTCTGGCCGAGCGCCTGATCCAGCCCGATGTCGCTGCCAAAGGAATCTCCGTGATTTCCGGCGGTACAGATGTGCACCTGGTGCTGGTTGACCTGCGCCATTGCGATCTCAACGGTCAGGAAGCAGAAGACCGCCTGGCCGCGATTGACATCACCGTCAACCGCAACGCCGTGCCGTTCGATCCCCGTCCGCCCATGGTGACCTCGGGGTTGCGCATTGGTACGCCGGCCTTGGCGACCCGCGGATTCGGCGAGGCTGCGTTTGTTGAAGTGGCAAACATCATTGCCGAGGCGCTCATCACGGACGCCGCAGCGGATCTCTCGGAATTGCGCGCACGCGTGCAGGCCCTCGCCGCTGCTCACCCGTTGTACCCGTCCGTAGGGAATCTTTCCTAG
- a CDS encoding L-serine ammonia-lyase: MSVGVFDLFSVGIGPSSSHTVGPMRAAAAFARELAAKGLLESVASVRVDLYGSLAATGRGHGTMTAVLLGLEGREPELILPAEVESRLAAFATGEPLLLGGSVALSYGADDIILHPLTILPRHTNGVKFSVGDEAQTLLHEATYFSVGGGFIIREGAVDEAVAELESSKALLPYPFRTAAELLAHCETTGGNFSDVMLANELVERSEDEVRSGLLHIRDVMEECKDASLTREGLLPGGLGVRRRAPGWHKRLREEDTDRDPKFWQEWVNLVALAVNEENASGGRVVTAPTNGAAGIIPAVMFYATHYTDGMRNAPKEAIDAVVVKFLLAAGAVGVLYKEQASISGAEVGCQGEVGSASSMAAAGLAEVMGGTPQQVENAAEIAMEHNLGLTCDPIGGLVQVPCIERNAIAAAKAINAAKMALWGDGQHRVSLDEVIITMRETGRDMSSKYKETAMGGLAVNVVEC, translated from the coding sequence ATGTCTGTAGGCGTTTTTGACTTGTTTTCCGTGGGAATTGGCCCGTCCAGTTCCCATACTGTGGGGCCCATGAGGGCCGCCGCAGCCTTTGCACGTGAGCTTGCAGCGAAGGGCTTGCTCGAGAGCGTGGCAAGTGTTCGCGTCGACCTCTATGGCTCGCTGGCCGCCACCGGCCGGGGCCACGGCACCATGACCGCAGTGCTTCTGGGCCTTGAAGGGCGCGAGCCAGAACTGATTCTTCCCGCCGAGGTGGAATCCCGACTGGCCGCCTTTGCCACCGGAGAACCGCTGCTGCTGGGCGGCAGCGTTGCCCTTTCCTATGGTGCCGATGACATCATCTTGCACCCCCTGACCATTTTGCCCCGGCACACCAATGGTGTGAAGTTCAGTGTGGGCGATGAAGCTCAGACGCTGTTGCACGAGGCCACCTACTTCTCCGTTGGCGGCGGGTTCATCATTCGGGAGGGCGCCGTTGACGAGGCTGTGGCAGAGCTGGAATCCTCCAAGGCGCTCCTGCCGTACCCGTTCCGCACCGCTGCCGAATTGCTGGCACATTGCGAAACAACAGGCGGGAACTTCAGCGACGTCATGCTTGCCAACGAGCTTGTGGAGCGTAGCGAAGATGAGGTCCGTAGCGGTCTGCTGCACATTCGCGACGTCATGGAAGAGTGCAAGGATGCCTCTTTGACCCGTGAAGGTTTGCTGCCCGGTGGCTTAGGCGTCCGACGTCGGGCCCCAGGTTGGCATAAGCGCCTCCGTGAGGAGGATACCGACAGGGATCCAAAGTTCTGGCAGGAGTGGGTCAACCTCGTGGCGCTGGCCGTCAACGAGGAAAACGCGTCCGGCGGGCGCGTGGTTACTGCCCCCACCAACGGTGCGGCCGGCATCATCCCGGCCGTCATGTTCTACGCGACCCACTACACCGACGGCATGCGCAATGCGCCCAAGGAGGCCATTGACGCCGTCGTGGTTAAATTCCTGCTGGCTGCCGGCGCCGTCGGGGTGCTGTACAAGGAACAGGCTTCCATCTCCGGCGCCGAGGTTGGTTGCCAGGGCGAGGTTGGATCGGCGTCGTCCATGGCGGCGGCAGGCCTGGCCGAGGTCATGGGTGGCACACCGCAACAGGTGGAAAACGCCGCCGAGATTGCCATGGAACACAACTTGGGACTGACGTGCGATCCCATTGGCGGGTTGGTGCAGGTTCCATGCATCGAGCGCAATGCGATTGCTGCCGCGAAGGCCATCAACGCCGCGAAGATGGCTCTGTGGGGAGATGGCCAGCACCGCGTCTCTCTCGATGAAGTCATCATCACGATGCGTGAAACGGGACGCGACATGTCCTCCAAATACAAGGAAACAGCCATGGGCGGACTCGCCGTCAACGTGGTGGAATGCTAA
- the lipA gene encoding lipoyl synthase, translating into MTLAPEGRKLLRIEQRNAAVPVERKPEWMKAKVEMGPEFIAMKNLVKGQGLHTVCEEAGCPNIFECWEDREATFLIGGSECTRRCDFCQIDTGKPSPIDRFEPTKVARSVVKMNLRYATVTGVARDDLADEGVWLYAETVRKIHELNPNTGVELLIPDFSGKPEHITAICESKPEVFAHNVETVPRIFKRIRPAFRYERSLDVISQGRDHGMVTKSNLILGMGETREEISQALQDLHDAGTDLITITQYLRPSERHLPVDRWVKPQEFLELSAEAEEMGFLGVMSGPLVRSSYRAGRLWATAMRKKGRDIPEHLAHIAEGIEDSGHTRQEAASLIASH; encoded by the coding sequence ATGACGTTGGCACCCGAGGGACGTAAGTTGCTGCGTATTGAGCAGCGTAATGCTGCTGTTCCGGTTGAGCGTAAGCCGGAGTGGATGAAGGCCAAGGTCGAGATGGGCCCGGAGTTCATCGCGATGAAGAACCTGGTCAAGGGCCAGGGCCTGCACACCGTGTGTGAAGAGGCCGGCTGCCCGAATATTTTTGAGTGCTGGGAAGACCGTGAGGCGACATTCCTCATCGGTGGCTCCGAATGCACGCGGCGCTGTGACTTCTGCCAGATCGACACGGGCAAGCCGTCCCCGATTGACCGGTTCGAGCCCACGAAGGTCGCCCGGTCCGTGGTGAAGATGAACCTGCGCTATGCCACGGTGACGGGGGTGGCCCGTGACGACCTGGCCGATGAGGGTGTCTGGTTGTACGCCGAGACGGTGCGGAAGATTCACGAACTGAACCCGAACACGGGGGTGGAGTTGTTGATCCCTGATTTCTCCGGCAAGCCCGAGCACATTACGGCGATCTGTGAGTCCAAGCCCGAGGTGTTCGCACACAATGTGGAGACGGTGCCAAGGATTTTCAAGCGGATCCGTCCCGCGTTCCGGTATGAGCGTTCCCTGGATGTGATTAGCCAGGGTCGTGATCATGGGATGGTGACGAAGTCCAACCTGATCCTGGGCATGGGTGAGACCCGGGAGGAAATCTCTCAGGCGCTGCAGGATCTCCATGACGCCGGGACGGATCTGATCACGATCACCCAGTACCTGCGTCCTTCCGAGCGGCACCTGCCGGTGGATCGTTGGGTGAAGCCGCAGGAATTCCTTGAGCTCTCGGCCGAGGCTGAGGAGATGGGGTTCCTGGGTGTCATGAGTGGGCCGTTGGTGCGTTCCTCCTACCGGGCGGGGCGTTTGTGGGCCACGGCCATGCGGAAAAAGGGTCGCGACATCCCCGAACACCTCGCGCACATCGCCGAAGGCATCGAAGATTCCGGTCATACCCGCCAGGAAGCCGCCTCCCTGATCGCAAGCCACTAG
- a CDS encoding methylenetetrahydrofolate reductase — MAAGFGADSGSGLGDPAEQPALPSRVEIIPTAGIVESVVAQLPAGTTVTVTCLPNHGIERTVAASLELAGHGYNVVPHLAARSIGSREQLASILRDCRAAGIAEVFAIGGDKAQAAGPYDSSDVLVRDIAELGSGNFRIGVAGYPEGHPNISDQQLLDSLRAKADVADRIVTQMCFSAELIGTYAAMLRTEGITIPVWAGVAGFVPRTKLISLATKIGVGSSLRFISGKGALGLRLMGGTRYNPDALVAELTALPTPPAGIHLYSFNNVGSHAPVPA, encoded by the coding sequence ATGGCTGCGGGTTTCGGGGCAGATTCAGGCAGCGGTTTGGGCGATCCGGCAGAACAGCCGGCGCTGCCCTCGCGCGTGGAAATCATTCCAACCGCCGGCATCGTGGAATCGGTGGTTGCCCAGCTTCCCGCTGGCACAACCGTCACGGTGACGTGTTTGCCCAACCACGGGATTGAGCGAACCGTGGCGGCGTCGCTTGAACTTGCCGGTCACGGCTACAACGTTGTCCCGCACCTTGCCGCGCGGTCCATTGGATCGCGCGAACAGCTTGCATCCATTCTGCGTGATTGCCGCGCGGCAGGGATTGCTGAGGTGTTCGCCATTGGGGGCGACAAGGCGCAAGCAGCGGGCCCGTATGACTCGAGTGACGTACTGGTCCGTGACATCGCAGAATTAGGCAGTGGGAACTTTCGGATCGGGGTGGCCGGTTATCCCGAAGGGCACCCGAATATCAGTGACCAGCAGTTGCTGGACTCGTTGCGGGCCAAGGCAGACGTTGCAGACCGCATCGTGACCCAGATGTGTTTCTCTGCTGAGCTGATTGGCACGTACGCGGCCATGCTGCGGACCGAAGGAATTACGATTCCGGTTTGGGCTGGCGTTGCAGGATTCGTGCCGCGCACCAAGCTGATTTCCCTGGCCACCAAAATTGGTGTGGGAAGCTCCCTGCGTTTCATCAGCGGCAAGGGCGCCTTGGGATTGCGATTGATGGGTGGCACCCGCTACAACCCGGATGCGCTCGTGGCGGAATTAACCGCCCTGCCAACACCTCCGGCAGGCATCCACCTTTATAGCTTCAACAACGTGGGAAGCCACGCCCCGGTACCGGCCTGA
- a CDS encoding LexA family protein, translated as MDPTPRRPPGTEASGFPSPARDYFDGGIDLNRHLIRDRTSTFIMRVSGDSMAGAGIADGDEIIVDRAVTPRNGSVVVAVVEGELLIRRLSMNDGVTSLATQPANASSPAMLQDVVGEAAFWGVVTRCLHHV; from the coding sequence ATGGATCCGACTCCCAGAAGGCCGCCCGGCACGGAGGCCAGCGGTTTTCCTTCTCCTGCCCGTGACTACTTTGACGGCGGGATAGATCTCAATCGTCACCTGATCCGCGACCGCACCAGCACGTTCATCATGCGCGTTTCCGGAGACTCCATGGCAGGCGCCGGCATAGCTGACGGCGACGAAATTATTGTGGACCGGGCAGTGACTCCGCGCAACGGTTCGGTGGTGGTGGCCGTTGTCGAGGGTGAACTCCTCATCCGCCGCCTCTCCATGAACGACGGCGTGACTTCCTTGGCTACCCAACCCGCCAATGCCTCATCCCCGGCAATGCTGCAAGATGTTGTGGGTGAGGCTGCATTCTGGGGCGTCGTAACCCGGTGCCTGCACCACGTGTAA
- a CDS encoding cytidine deaminase family protein codes for MATNLPPSARPLSDHELDLIKVARATIDAATDAGPGEDGIHTMGAAVRTVDGRTFSGVNLFHFTGGPCAELVALGSARAAGATQPTHIVAVGNHGRGVKSPCGRDRQIFADYFPSMRVIMPAPEGLVSVLASDLLPLGFSYQEEQI; via the coding sequence ATGGCCACTAATCTTCCGCCCTCCGCGCGCCCGCTCTCAGACCACGAGCTTGACCTCATAAAGGTTGCGCGGGCAACAATTGACGCCGCCACGGATGCCGGTCCGGGCGAAGACGGCATTCACACGATGGGCGCTGCAGTCCGAACAGTAGACGGCCGGACATTTAGTGGCGTGAACCTATTTCATTTCACCGGCGGCCCGTGCGCGGAGCTAGTCGCCCTCGGGTCGGCGCGCGCCGCGGGCGCCACCCAGCCAACTCACATCGTGGCCGTGGGCAATCATGGGCGTGGCGTGAAAAGCCCTTGCGGACGTGACCGGCAAATATTCGCTGATTATTTTCCATCCATGCGCGTGATTATGCCAGCCCCGGAAGGACTCGTGAGTGTACTCGCGAGCGACTTATTACCGCTCGGGTTCAGCTACCAGGAGGAACAAATCTAA
- a CDS encoding helix-turn-helix domain-containing protein produces MVRLPLTAAELERGQLLGALLRRARKDRSILDVAVAAEISPETLRKIETGRIATPAFSTIAAIAAALGLSLDEVWAAINPSLGAAGGRTNAIQQVDRIAS; encoded by the coding sequence ATGGTCAGACTTCCACTCACTGCCGCCGAGCTTGAACGCGGACAACTACTCGGCGCGCTCCTGCGCCGGGCACGCAAGGACCGCTCCATCTTGGATGTGGCAGTGGCCGCGGAAATTTCTCCCGAGACACTTCGCAAGATCGAAACCGGCCGCATTGCCACGCCCGCATTCTCCACGATCGCGGCCATTGCCGCCGCGCTCGGGCTGTCACTTGACGAAGTCTGGGCCGCCATCAACCCATCCCTGGGCGCGGCCGGAGGAAGAACCAACGCCATCCAGCAGGTGGATCGCATCGCCTCCTGA